One Variibacter gotjawalensis genomic window, CGTCGCTCCGGCGAAGAGACCGTGTGGACGCACGAGCAGGACGGCGCACATCACGGCGAGAGATGCAACGCGCGCCATGGTCGGATCCGCAACGCTTGTAACGAGACCTTCCATCACGGACAGCAAAACGGCCGCCGCGATCGTCCCCTGCAGATTTCCGAGGCCGCCGATAACGACAGCCATGAAGCAAAACGGCAGGATGTCGACGCCGGTCCGGAACTCCACGGTCGTGATCGGTGCCGCGATCGCACCGCCGACGAGCGCGAGCGCTGTGCCGAGCGCGAATGTGAAAGCGCAAACTCTGACAACCGGGATACCGAGCGCAGTGGCCGTCTCATGATCATGCCGGACTGCGCGGATCCATGTGCCGAGTTTAGTGCGATTGAGGAACACGAAGAACAGCAGAAGGCAGGCGACCGAGAACAGCGCTGCGACGAGCCGGTAAATTTCGTAGTCGACGCCGAACAGCGGCACGGTGCCTTGCACAGGCGCCGCCATACGGCGCGGCTGCGCTCCGAACGTCGCGCGCACCCCTTCCTGCAGGATCATCGAGAGACCAAATGTCGTGACGATCGTCAGCGAGGCAAGCCGCGCGCTCGGACGGATAACAAAACGCTCGACAACGAGCCCGAGCAGAAAGCCGATCAGCGGAACGATCGCGAGCGCAAGCCAGAACGAACCGGTGCGCTCGGCAACGATCAATCCGACGACAGTGCCGACCATGAAGAAGTCGCCGTGCGCAACGTTGATGACGTCAAGCAGGCCGAAAATAATCGACAGCCCGAGCGCAATGAGCGCGATGATCAGCCCCCAGACCAATCCATTGATCGCGAGCGCGAAAACCAGATCCATGCCTTATCCCCTCGACCGGCATGGTCATTGTGCGCCTCCACTCTGTAAACACGCAATTTTACAAGGGGGCATGCACGAACGGTGCGTACGAAAAAGCGCCATACTGCCTCGCAGTGCAGCAATTCAACTCGGCAGGCGCCCATTGATCGAAGGCTGATCTTGGTCGACCGCCGCGTACTCGATCAACGGCTCCGCGGCGCTTGTGAACTCGTCGCGAAATGTCGCCGGGATCAAGCGCTTGCGATTGACGGTCAAATCGAAGACATCGAAGCGGTTATAGTAGCCGACGACATCGTGAAACTGCTTTGGCTCGACGCATTTCGCGAGATCGAACTCCGCATACGCTATCCCCTCTTTGTCCTGGAGGAAGTCGCCCAACGTCTCGCCGGTCGGGTCGACGAAGAAGCTCGCTGCGCGCGGCGTCCGATCGATCACATCCGCTATCGCCGGGTCGCGCGCAATCAGCTCGTCGCGCATCGCCCCATCCATGTATCCTGCCGTCACGATGCCGAAAGCCTTCGCTTCGAACGAATGCGCGCTCGCACGAATACGATTCGCCGCTACGTTGTTGAAATTGCCACCGCCGGTCGGTCGGCGCGTCGGCCACATCGGCGGCCAGCTCGAAATATGGATTTGTTCGCCCTGAGCCATCAGAGTGTAGCGGGCAAGCGGATTGGTGTTTTCGCCGCAGATCAGAGCGCCGACCCGGCCGACCGGCGTGTCCGAGACCTTCAAGCCGGCGCCGTCTCCTGCCGCCCAGATGAGTTTCTCGTAGAAAGTTGGAACAAGCTTTCTGTGGTGGTTCAGGATCGCTCCATCGGGTCCGATCAGAATGTTGCTGTTCCAAATCGCTCCGACGCTGGCGGGCGAGCTTTCGCTGATACCCATCGAAATCGTCACGCCAAGCGTCTTGGCTTCACGCCGCAGCGCCGCGATTTCCGGCCCGTTGAGTGCGACCGATTGGTCCACCATCCGGACAAAGAGATCGTGATTGTCGATCGGCGCCCAAAGAGCTGCCCAAACCGGAAAAGCCGGTATGTAAGTCTCCGGGAAGGCAATCAGCTGTGCGCCGGCCTTTGCGGCTTCCCGCGCGATCGAGATCGCTTTCTCGGTCGTAGCGGTGCGATTGAGGAAAACAGGGGCCGCATGGACGGCAG contains:
- a CDS encoding branched-chain amino acid ABC transporter permease; the protein is MDLVFALAINGLVWGLIIALIALGLSIIFGLLDVINVAHGDFFMVGTVVGLIVAERTGSFWLALAIVPLIGFLLGLVVERFVIRPSARLASLTIVTTFGLSMILQEGVRATFGAQPRRMAAPVQGTVPLFGVDYEIYRLVAALFSVACLLLFFVFLNRTKLGTWIRAVRHDHETATALGIPVVRVCAFTFALGTALALVGGAIAAPITTVEFRTGVDILPFCFMAVVIGGLGNLQGTIAAAVLLSVMEGLVTSVADPTMARVASLAVMCAVLLVRPHGLFAGATR
- a CDS encoding carbon-nitrogen hydrolase family protein, yielding MSSLVKVAAVHAAPVFLNRTATTEKAISIAREAAKAGAQLIAFPETYIPAFPVWAALWAPIDNHDLFVRMVDQSVALNGPEIAALRREAKTLGVTISMGISESSPASVGAIWNSNILIGPDGAILNHHRKLVPTFYEKLIWAAGDGAGLKVSDTPVGRVGALICGENTNPLARYTLMAQGEQIHISSWPPMWPTRRPTGGGNFNNVAANRIRASAHSFEAKAFGIVTAGYMDGAMRDELIARDPAIADVIDRTPRAASFFVDPTGETLGDFLQDKEGIAYAEFDLAKCVEPKQFHDVVGYYNRFDVFDLTVNRKRLIPATFRDEFTSAAEPLIEYAAVDQDQPSINGRLPS